A single genomic interval of Mobula birostris isolate sMobBir1 unplaced genomic scaffold, sMobBir1.hap1 scaffold_689, whole genome shotgun sequence harbors:
- the LOC140193666 gene encoding 4F2 cell-surface antigen heavy chain-like: MSKMTETDVEAGLKDVELNEVETEPEKLPMNSDGGGDSNGALKAKEAEPEVEQAFTGLSKEELLKVANTPGWVRLRWALLLLFWVGWLAMLAGAIAIIVQAPRCKALPDLRWWQCGPVYQIQVGAFQDTRGRGQGDLAGVEQRLEEIAALKVKGIVIGPIHRNTPDQIGETRLTEIDDAFGDMAQFDSLLKAAHRKGIKVILDLTPNYRGTEKWFDLSFNETGGVHDLLQVRPPFSSRVCGLRRMPVNTGHSTRR, encoded by the exons ATGAGCAAGATGACCGAGACAGACGTGGAAGCGGGGCTGAAGGATGTGGAGCTGAACGAGGTGGAGACGGAGCCCGAGAAGCTGCCGATGAACTCGGATGGCGGGGGCGACAGCAACGGCGCGCTGAAGGCCAAGGAGGCCGAGCCCGAGGTCGAGCAGGCTTTCACCGGCTTGAGCaaggaggagctgctgaaggtGGCCAACACGCCGGGCTGGGTGCGCCTCCGCTGGGCGCTGTTGCTGCTCTTCTGGGTCGGCTGGCTGGCCATGCTGGCCGGCGCCATCGCCATCATCGTGCAGGCGCCCCGCTGCAAGGCGCTGCCCGACCTGCGCTGGTGGCAGTGCGGGCCCGTCTACCAAATCCAGGTCGGCGCCTTCCAGGACACGCGGGGCCGCGGCCAAGGAGACCTGGCCG GGGTGGAACAGCGCCTGGAGGAGATCGCTGCCCTCAAGGTGAAGGGCATCGTGATCGGCCCCATTCACCGCAACACCCCGGACCAGATCGGCGAGACCAGGCTGACCGAGATCGACGATGCCTTCGGGGACATGGCTCAGTTCGACAGCTTGCTGAAGGCAGCCCACAGGAAAG GTATCAAGGTGATTCTCGACCTCACTCCCAACTACCGCGGGACAGAGAAGTGGTTCGATCTTAGCTTCAACGAGACTGGCGGGGTCCACGACCTTCTGCAGGTACGTCCGCCGTTTTCCAGCCGCGTTTGCGGTCTGCGTCGAATGCCGGTGAACACCGGGCATTCAACCCGCCGTTAA